A region from the Populus trichocarpa isolate Nisqually-1 chromosome 18, P.trichocarpa_v4.1, whole genome shotgun sequence genome encodes:
- the LOC7489418 gene encoding S-adenosylmethionine decarboxylase proenzyme: MLIDSPPPPPSPIGFEGFEKRLEITFSEPSFFNDPNGLGLRALTRSQIDSILEPACCTIVSQLSNTEFDSYVLSESSLFIYPLKIILKTCGTTKLLLSVHPILKLAESLSLDVCHVTYSRGSFIFPDYQPAPHRSFAEEVTALNGYFGNLNSNAYVIGHPTSANRNWHIYVASKDSKSLPLSKDHTSAVTLEMCMTGLDRMKAAVFYKKSADYSAAEMTKMSGINEIMPSHMICDFDFDPCGYSMNGIDGTALSTVHVTPEDGFSYASYEATGFDCGEVRLRGLVQRVLKCFGPRDFSVAVTCHGGGGIGVQWWAIECADVEGYLCDSVVRQELPGGGCLVYMTYHEVKESKGCAPARMMNMPCWKDVAEEEEVVLGLCGGGAGGGMMAWPYISSL, translated from the coding sequence ATGCTCATTGATTCACCACCGCCACCTCCTTCTCCTATCGGATTCGAAGGCTTTGAAAAGCGCCTCGAAATCACTTTCTCTGAGCCATCCTTTTTCAATGACCCAAATGGGCTGGGACTACGTGCCCTAACTCGATCTCAAATCGACTCAATCCTCGAACCTGCTTGTTGTACTATAGTATCTCAGCTCTCCAACACTGAGTTCGACTCTTACGTTCTCTCCGAGTCAAGCTTGTTCATTTACCCACTAAAAATAATTCTCAAAACCTGCGGTACCACAAAGCTGCTTTTGTCTGTACACCCCATTCTGAAACTAGCCGAGTCACTCTCTCTTGATGTATGTCACGTGACTTACTCACGCGGCAGCTTCATCTTCCCTGATTACCAGCCTGCCCCTCATCGTAGCTTTGCTGAAGAAGTCACTGCTCTGAATGGGTATTTTGGGAATTTGAATTCTAATGCCTATGTTATTGGCCATCCCACCTCTGCTAACCGTAATTGGCATATCTATGTGGCATCTAAGGATTCTAAATCACTGCCGTTGAGCAAAGATCACACGTCTGCAGTTACTCTAGAGATGTGCATGACTGGCTTGGATAGGATGAAAGCGgctgtattttataaaaaatcggCTGATTATTCGGCTGCTGAGATGACTAAAATGTCCGGGATTAATGAGATTATGCCTAGTCACATGATTTGTGACTTTGACTTTGACCCTTGCGGGTATTCCATGAATGGGATTGACGGTACAGCATTGTCTACAGTGCATGTGACCCCAGAGGATGGGTTCAGTTATGCTAGCTACGAGGCTACGGGGTTCGACTGTGGTGAGGTTAGGTTGAGGGGGTTGGTGCAGAGGGTGCTCAAGTGTTTTGGACCACGTGACTTCTCCGTTGCTGTCACGTgccatggtggtggtggtattgGGGTCCAGTGGTGGGCAATTGAGTGTGCTGACGTGGAGGGGTACTTGTGTGACAGTGTGGTGAGGCAGGAGTTGCCAGGTGGTGGGTGTTTGGTTTACATGACTTATCATGAGGTGAAAGAGTCCAAAGGGTGCGCACCTGCTAGGATGATGAACATGCCGTGTTGGAAGGATgtggcggaggaggaggaggtggtgttGGGGCTTTGTGGTGGCGGTGCCGGTGGTGGCATGATGGCCTGGCCTTATATTTCGTCATTGTAA